In Helianthus annuus cultivar XRQ/B chromosome 3, HanXRQr2.0-SUNRISE, whole genome shotgun sequence, a single window of DNA contains:
- the LOC110929507 gene encoding cleavage and polyadenylation specificity factor subunit 6 yields MDGDPNDHFHRNEAISAVVDEGFLGEDDDDDYEDLYNDVNVGEGFHQSIRKDEDLGFKNQDQVENKLEPVEQPVPVDDGGERKYESNDGGGGSSRVEVDSNVRVGVNEAVGRASGGAVGSNSNIRVELGQASIKAGEVERGPLNNENGMSNVGMGQQQVHYVGTGNTGSLGNAGGDGLAAQGSGNVNGFGNGGGGGAGGGTILFVGDLHWWTTDAELESELCKYGHVKEVKFFDEKASGKSKGYCQVEFYDPSAAIACKEGMNGHVFNGRPCVVAFASPFSVKRMGEAQVNRNQQMAQAQSSAAQAKRGPGDLPAKPGGNNMPAGGNFQGGGDNNRGYGRGNWGRGNGQGMAGRGRSGGMGGRGGMGGRGMMGNGFGPLPMMHPQSMMGQGFEPSFGGPMGRMGSYGGFPGGPTPPFAGMLPSFPPVPGLAPHVNPAFFGRGMPMNGMGMMPTSGADGSNMGMWPDPNTAGWAGDEQGGRVGESSYGEEAASDQQYGEGTSDRRHRDDRDHEHGYERDLPREKEAVHEDEWSERKHRDERDQARSRDRDKDRDRERSRDRGRDRHRDERDRYADHHRYREAEPDYDDEWDRGRSSRTHAKSRLAQEDEHRSRSRDADYGKRRRVTAE; encoded by the coding sequence ATGGACGGAGATCCAAACGACCACTTCCACCGGAACGAAGCCATCTCCGCCGTAGTAGATGAGGGTTTTCTaggggaagatgatgatgatgattatgaggATCTTTACAACGATGTTAATGTCGGTGAGGGTTTTCATCAGTCTATTAGGAAAGATGAGGATTTAGGGTTTAAGAATCAGGATCAAGTTGAGAACAAGTTGGAACCGGTTGAGCAACCGGTGCCGGTGGATGATGGAGGTGAGAGGAAGTATGAGAGtaacgatggtggtggtggttctaGTAGAGTTGAAGTTGATTCGAATGTTCGGGTGGGAGTGAATGAGGCGGTGGGGAGGGCATCCGGCGGAGCGGTTGGTAGTAATTCGAATATTAGGGTTGAATTAGGGCAGGCGTCGATTAAAGCAGGTGAAGTAGAAAGAGGGCCTTTGAATAACGAAAACGGCATGTCGAATGTAGGGATGGGGCAACAACAGGTTCATTATGTTGGGACGGGAAATACGGGGAGTTTAGGTAatgctggtggtgatggtttAGCTGCACAAGGTAGTGGAAATGTCAATGGTTTTGGTAATGGAGGGGGTGGTGGTGCGGGTGGGGGGACGATTCTATTCGTGGGAGATTTGCATTGGTGGACGACTGATGCTGAGCTTGAGTCGGAACTTTGCAAGTATGGTCATGTGAAGGAGGTGAAGTTCTTTGACGAGAAAGCTAGTGGAAAATCGAAAGGGTATTGTCAAGTTGAATTCTATGATCCGTCAGCTGCCATAGCTTGCAAGGAGGGAATGAATGGGCATGTGTTCAATGGTCGTCCCTGTGTTGTTGCATTCGCTTCTCCATTTAGTGTTAAAAGAATGGGAGAAGCACAGGTCAATAGAAACCAACAGATGGCTCAGGCTCAGTCATCTGCAGCTCAAGCTAAGAGGGGTCCTGGAGACCTTCCTGCTAAACCAGGCGGCAACAATATGCCAGCTGGTGGGAATTTTCAAGGTGGCGGTGACAACAACAGAGGATACGGTAGAGGAAATTGGGGTAGAGGTAATGGGCAAGGTATGGCTGGCCGTGGTCGCAGCGGTGGAATGGGTGGACGTGGCGGGATGGGTGGCCGTGGTATGATGGGAAACGGGTTTGGACCGTTACCTATGATGCATCCCCAATCAATGATGGGTCAAGGGTTTGAGCCTTCTTTTGGAGGCCCAATGGGCCGAATGGGAAGTTACGGTGGTTTCCCGGGTGGGCCCACACCTCCGTTTGCAGGTATGTTACCTTCATTCCCACCTGTACCTGGGTTAGCACCCCATGTTAACCCAGCGTTTTTCGGGAGAGGAATGCCGATGAATGGAATGGGTATGATGCCGACAAGTGGTGCGGATGGGTCCAACATGGGAATGTGGCCAGACCCAAATACGGCTGGGTGGGCTGGTGATGAACAGGGCGGTCGAGTAGGTGAATCTAGTTACGGTGAAGAAGCCGCTTCTGATCAACAATATGGTGAAGGTACTTCAGATAGAAGACATAGAGATGATAGAGATCATGAACACGGGTATGAAAGAGACTTACCAAGAGAAAAAGAAGCGGTTCATGAAGACGAGTGGTCCGAAAGAAAGCACCGAGATGAGAGGGACCAGGCACGGTCACGTGATCGGGACAAGGACAGGGACCGTGAACGTTCACGTGACCGTGGTAGGGACCGCCATAGGGATGAAAGGGACAGATATGCTGATCATCATAGGTACAGGGAGGCTGAACCAGACTATGATGATGAGTGGGACCGTGGCCGGTCCTCGCGGACTCATGCAAAATCAAGATTGGCTCAAGAGGATGAACACAGGTCTAGATCTAGGGATGCTGACTATGGGAAGAGGCGGCGTGTGACTGCAGAATGA
- the LOC110929508 gene encoding protein DEK isoform X1 has translation MGEEGATAEVAETVENGTVSTDKAANDVSEKKEAVEEMEKDVKEKKEGEGEEEKGNEEPESGPMEVDDKKAPDEETENKDTEAADSKEEEENNKEENQEEEDQEETPEEKRTKKGAKKKGGDEKSNSKTKASVEKKEKEPTTPAVPTIERPVRQRKSVERLVAVIERDSTKEFHILKGCGTALKDIPNVAYKLSKRKANDDTLKLLHTILFGRRGKALQVKSNILQFSGFVWPDNEEKHKLRVKEKLDKLNKEKLSEFCDIFDMTTVSRTNKEDIVVKLIDFMLTPHATTSELLAEKDQSTTGKKRKRPSKKSTSASEATPSKSSSKKQKTKSVSEEAKKRVAETDDSEEEGGEEEKDNEEHEDVNGASEKSEDGKSEDVSSEEEHVSEPESEEESSKKRKRSSAKSKSSKNESGVKPKEKKKVVATPKKTSSSPEKKKPVKSSTSDSKAANQSDPGTKTFSRKNKKKDAVEDKPVTPKKPAPKEKSGKKTENEKGKPKSEKQKISDDDLRTAICEILKEVDFNTATFTDILKHLAKRFNTDLTSRKASIKFMIQEELTKLADEAEEEDEEEPEKTGKQASGQGVKA, from the exons ATGGGAGAGGAAGGTGCAACTGCTGAAGTTGCAGAGACGGTGGAAAACGGGACTGTCTCTACAGATAAAGCAGCCAATGATGTGAGTGAGAAAAAGGAGGCGGTTGAAGAGATGGAGAAAGAtgtaaaagaaaagaaagaaggagAAGGAGAGGAAGAAAAAGGGAATGAAGAACCCGAGAGTGGGCCAATGGAAGTTGATGACAAGAAAGCTCCAGACGAGGAGACGGAGAATAAGGATACAGAAGCTGCTGATTCAAAAGAGGAAGAAGAGAATAACAAAGAAGAGAATCAAGAAGAAGAGGATCAGGAAGAGACCCCAGAGGAGAAGAGAACGAAAAAAGGCGCAAAAAAGAAGGGCGGTGATGAAAAAAGTAACAGCAAGACAAAAGCATCAGTggagaaaaaagaaaaagaaccaACAACTCCTGCTGTTCCTACAATTGAACGGCCTGTACGGCAACGGAAGTCTGTAGAACGACTGGTTGCTGTCATTGAGAGAGACAGTACCAAGGAATTCCATATATTAAAG GGCTGTGGTACAGCACTGAAAGATATTCCCAATG TTGCATACAAGTTATCAAAGAGGAAGGCGAACGATGACACTCTCAAACTGCTCCATACTATCTTATTTGGGAGGAGAGGAAAG GCTTTGCAGGTCAAGAGTAATATCTTGCAGTTTTCTGGCTTTGTCTGGCCTGATAATGAG GAAAAGCATAAATTAAGAGTTAAAGAAAAGCTTGACAAGCTTAATAAAGAGAAGCTCTCGGAGTTCTGTGATATATTTGACATGACGACAGTCAGCAGAACTAATAAG GAAGATATTGTGGTGAAGCTGATAGATTTTATGTTGACTCCTCATGCCACAACTAGTGAGCTGCTTGCAGAGAAAGATCAG TCGACCACAGGTAAAAAGCGTAAGAGGCCAAGCAAGAAAAGCACATCTGCCTCTGAGGCTACACCTTCTAAAAGCTCATCTAAG aagcagaaAACTAAAAGTGTTTCCGAAGAGGCTAAGAAGAGGGTGGCTGAAActgatgattctgaagaagagGGTGGCGAAGAGGAAAAAGACAATGAAGAACATGAAGATGTGAACGGTGCTTCTGAGAAATCCGAGGATGGGAAATCAGAGGATGTTTCAAGTGAAGAAGAACATGTGTCTGAACCAGAATCTGAAGAAGAAAGTAGTAAGAAACGCAAAAGAAGTTCAGCCAAATCTAAATCGTCTAAAAATGAATCAGGTGTGAAACCTAAAGAGAAGAAGAAAGTAGTTGCTACACCCAAAAAGACTAGCAGCTCACCTGAAAAGAAGAAACCAGTTAAATCATCTACCAGTGACTCTAAAGCTGCAAATCAAAGTGATCCTGGTACAAAGACGTTCTCaaggaaaaacaagaagaaagatgCAGTTGAAGATAAGCCTGTAACACCAAAGAAACCTGCTCCTAAAGAGAAAAGTG GAAAAAAGACGGAGAATGAGAAAGGGAAGCCAAAATCGGAAAAGCAGAAGATAAGTGATGATGACCTTAGAACAGCAATCTGTGAGATCCTTAAGGAAGTTGACTTCAATACG gcaACATTTACCGATATTCTCAAGCATCTTG cTAAGCGATTCAATACGGATCTGACATCAAGAAAGGCATCCATAAAGTTCATGATCCAGGAAGAGCTGACTAAGCTAGCTGACGAGGCTGAGGAAGAGGATGAAGAGGAACCGGAGAAGACTGGAAAACAAGCATCCGGGCAAGGGGTCAAGGCTTGA
- the LOC110929508 gene encoding protein DEK isoform X2: MGEEGATAEVAETVENGTVSTDKAANDVSEKKEAVEEMEKDVKEKKEGEGEEEKGNEEPESGPMEVDDKKAPDEETENKDTEAADSKEEEENNKEENQEEEDQEETPEEKRTKKGAKKKGGDEKSNSKTKASVEKKEKEPTTPAVPTIERPVRQRKSVERLVAVIERDSTKEFHILKGCGTALKDIPNVAYKLSKRKANDDTLKLLHTILFGRRGKALQVKSNILQFSGFVWPDNEEKHKLRVKEKLDKLNKEKLSEFCDIFDMTTVSRTNKEDIVVKLIDFMLTPHATTSELLAEKDQSTTGKKRKRPSKKSTSASEATPSKSSSKKTKSVSEEAKKRVAETDDSEEEGGEEEKDNEEHEDVNGASEKSEDGKSEDVSSEEEHVSEPESEEESSKKRKRSSAKSKSSKNESGVKPKEKKKVVATPKKTSSSPEKKKPVKSSTSDSKAANQSDPGTKTFSRKNKKKDAVEDKPVTPKKPAPKEKSGKKTENEKGKPKSEKQKISDDDLRTAICEILKEVDFNTATFTDILKHLAKRFNTDLTSRKASIKFMIQEELTKLADEAEEEDEEEPEKTGKQASGQGVKA, translated from the exons ATGGGAGAGGAAGGTGCAACTGCTGAAGTTGCAGAGACGGTGGAAAACGGGACTGTCTCTACAGATAAAGCAGCCAATGATGTGAGTGAGAAAAAGGAGGCGGTTGAAGAGATGGAGAAAGAtgtaaaagaaaagaaagaaggagAAGGAGAGGAAGAAAAAGGGAATGAAGAACCCGAGAGTGGGCCAATGGAAGTTGATGACAAGAAAGCTCCAGACGAGGAGACGGAGAATAAGGATACAGAAGCTGCTGATTCAAAAGAGGAAGAAGAGAATAACAAAGAAGAGAATCAAGAAGAAGAGGATCAGGAAGAGACCCCAGAGGAGAAGAGAACGAAAAAAGGCGCAAAAAAGAAGGGCGGTGATGAAAAAAGTAACAGCAAGACAAAAGCATCAGTggagaaaaaagaaaaagaaccaACAACTCCTGCTGTTCCTACAATTGAACGGCCTGTACGGCAACGGAAGTCTGTAGAACGACTGGTTGCTGTCATTGAGAGAGACAGTACCAAGGAATTCCATATATTAAAG GGCTGTGGTACAGCACTGAAAGATATTCCCAATG TTGCATACAAGTTATCAAAGAGGAAGGCGAACGATGACACTCTCAAACTGCTCCATACTATCTTATTTGGGAGGAGAGGAAAG GCTTTGCAGGTCAAGAGTAATATCTTGCAGTTTTCTGGCTTTGTCTGGCCTGATAATGAG GAAAAGCATAAATTAAGAGTTAAAGAAAAGCTTGACAAGCTTAATAAAGAGAAGCTCTCGGAGTTCTGTGATATATTTGACATGACGACAGTCAGCAGAACTAATAAG GAAGATATTGTGGTGAAGCTGATAGATTTTATGTTGACTCCTCATGCCACAACTAGTGAGCTGCTTGCAGAGAAAGATCAG TCGACCACAGGTAAAAAGCGTAAGAGGCCAAGCAAGAAAAGCACATCTGCCTCTGAGGCTACACCTTCTAAAAGCTCATCTAAG aaAACTAAAAGTGTTTCCGAAGAGGCTAAGAAGAGGGTGGCTGAAActgatgattctgaagaagagGGTGGCGAAGAGGAAAAAGACAATGAAGAACATGAAGATGTGAACGGTGCTTCTGAGAAATCCGAGGATGGGAAATCAGAGGATGTTTCAAGTGAAGAAGAACATGTGTCTGAACCAGAATCTGAAGAAGAAAGTAGTAAGAAACGCAAAAGAAGTTCAGCCAAATCTAAATCGTCTAAAAATGAATCAGGTGTGAAACCTAAAGAGAAGAAGAAAGTAGTTGCTACACCCAAAAAGACTAGCAGCTCACCTGAAAAGAAGAAACCAGTTAAATCATCTACCAGTGACTCTAAAGCTGCAAATCAAAGTGATCCTGGTACAAAGACGTTCTCaaggaaaaacaagaagaaagatgCAGTTGAAGATAAGCCTGTAACACCAAAGAAACCTGCTCCTAAAGAGAAAAGTG GAAAAAAGACGGAGAATGAGAAAGGGAAGCCAAAATCGGAAAAGCAGAAGATAAGTGATGATGACCTTAGAACAGCAATCTGTGAGATCCTTAAGGAAGTTGACTTCAATACG gcaACATTTACCGATATTCTCAAGCATCTTG cTAAGCGATTCAATACGGATCTGACATCAAGAAAGGCATCCATAAAGTTCATGATCCAGGAAGAGCTGACTAAGCTAGCTGACGAGGCTGAGGAAGAGGATGAAGAGGAACCGGAGAAGACTGGAAAACAAGCATCCGGGCAAGGGGTCAAGGCTTGA